Part of the Anopheles gambiae chromosome 3, idAnoGambNW_F1_1, whole genome shotgun sequence genome is shown below.
GTCGCTGGTGGTAGTGATCACGATTACGATGATCGTCATCAACATCGGCGGGCTGATGTACCACTGGAGCATCTCGCTGAATGCGGTCTCGCTCGTGAATCTCGTCATGGCGGTCGGCATCAGTGTCGAGTTTTGCTCCCATCTGGTGCACAGCTTCGCCATGTCGGTGGAGGAGACGCGCGAAAAGCGGGCGGCCGACGCGCTCACCAAGATGGGCAGCTCCGTGTTCTCCGGCATCACGCTCACCAAATTCGGCGGCATACTGGTGCTCGGGTTCGCCCACAGCCAAATCTTCCAGGTGTTCTACTTCCGGATGTACCTGGGCATAGTGCTGTACGGGGCCGCCCACGGGCTCGTGTTCCTGCCGGTGCTGCTTAGCTATATCGGTAAGTAGCGtgcaggctgctgctgcttccttcCTCCCCTGGTGCGCCGCGAATTTTTGAGCCAAGaaatgacaaaaaacacaGATCAATTGGTGGTATTTGTGTGATAGTTTTTGTCGATTtcgttgtttttccttctgttTGTTGTAccctctctttctatcttgcttaaagttgatttttgtctTTCTGTTGCATTCAACTAATCGAGCAATTGGCAACTCAAGCTGATGCGCTCGCTTCTCTATTGCTTTTCTATCCGGCTTCCGGAGCTGTTTGATAAGTTAATCCTAAAATGCATTTATGAAATTTTCGTTCATTTAGTTGGCTTTTGGTATCAGAGTGAAAccatttcaataatttatcaACCATGGTATATTTTCAACAATTTCTCTCATTTTCCCTTTGGATTACAATTTGATTCCTATTAGCGTGTCACCATCTTCCTTTAAACGCTAAGCATTTTGCTGCACTTTTTACTGCCTATTTTTGGTCCAATCGTGTGATGCTATTGTGCTTGCCTATATCATCCATGCGATATCCATGaatcatgtttaatttttcatttatgcATTCCCATTTGTTGGAAACAGATTTCACTAGATTTGGCCAGACTTTTTGAAGTGCATAGGAtacgttcctttttttgcgatACGTGATAGTGAATAACGTCACCGAAAGTCTTCCCCTgctcgatttttttaaaatagtCTTTTCCCATGATCCTCCCCATCATCTTATGTAgatcgttttatttattttaaaaccccATAGTCGCTAACACACATCTGTCTCGTGTATTTAATGTATCGCGTGTGAAGGCGTGTAGTGCATGATGTTCAGCGCGAACTGTGTTGTCCCTCGACGTCATATTCACATCGCCCGTTTTGTAGTAGAAATCGTTGAGACTACTGACTATAGATACTAAAATTATCGCCCAGCTCAAAAATGCCaccataactttgttacagtaacacaaagcaacaacacacCAAACCAGCACGTTTAGAAGCAAAATTTATTAATCCTGAatcgtatttttttctcttcgtttttcttctctcttcccTCCCATCAACTCGAACAATCGAAAACAATCGCGTTTCGCTTTCGACTGGGCCACACTAAACCGTACGCACGTGTGTGCTGTTCGCATCGTGTTTTGCGTCCCTCATCCATACCGTTTGTTTTCGTTACGCCATGCCCATTGTTGGTGGTTTTTTGCAAACCATGTAAAACGCGTCGCTGGGTTTTAACACACACTCTGGGGCTCGCAAATCGGATTGCGAATGCGTTAACTGTATCGGCAAATACAaccataaacaaaaaactgttttgttaaaaccaaacaaaaaacctataCAGGCGCCCCTATCAACAAAGTCAAACTGGCCAATCACCGACGGCAGGCGATGCAGGAAACCCAGGAAACGTCCCTCTCGACAACCGTAAGCAAACCCAATCCACCAACAAGTGTTGtaaaccaccgccaccaccaccaccaccagaagcGCCATCATCGGCAGACTAGTGGcctatgctgctgctgccttagTAGCGACGATGATCGCCGCGATGGTTgtggtcgtcgttgtcgtgcTTCTGTAGCGGCACCACCCGCATTGTTCAACGCATCCTCATCAAGCATCATCCACTCaccaacatcaccaccaccatccccaCCCATTGCATCATCGCCCTTGCACTGTTTTCGCACGATCTTTAACATTAGCACCGGGAGAAGAGCGCATGCATCCGGCGACTCCCGCACTCGGCACGCGGCTTGGTGTCAATCGAGTAGTTTTAGGCTGGTTGCTTCACCCACCGGCGGTGGTGTAGCAGGAGAAGGAGTAGCAGCACCATCAGTAGCAGCAGACGGAGCACCACAACACCCCCCGGCAGCATCATCCTCACCAGGCGTTGCTACCAGCCAGCGGTCATCGTACGATCGGAGAGCTTTCGATCGGTCGACGACGCTGGACAGTAGTGCCGGCGCCGGTACAGAGGAAGCGTTGTGCGGTTGCATCGACCATCGGTGGCGATATTGGCGCAAAAACCATCGCCACCGCACCAGGCTGACCGGCGGCGAACACACGTACTACTCGAACGCGGAATACTGCCTGAATGTAACGCTACCGATGGAGGATGCAACTGCCATGAACGTGACCACGTACGCGGCCCGGGATGATGTTGCTTGTAAAAAgatgtagtgtgtgtgtgtggtgtctATGTGATTGGTTGTACTATAACACTGCTGCACTAATTGGTTTTACGAGCTACCCAATTCTGCttaatgcttttttgttcaccTGAAGTATGTATCATTTGATATGGCTTTTTGTGTTGGTTCATTTGACATCATACTCGTTCTGTCGAATGTGTATACTCACGATTGAAGAATTtgttgtgtatttatttttcaaatctCTCGTGAGTATACACAGGTACATtaggtgtttgtttgtttttgtcatgtcttactttttatgttttcatgtttccctttttggattgattttgGGATGGTATGGTTTCATTTAATATTGCTTCTTTATGTtttcggttttgttgttgtttgtgatGATTTTGGTGTGTCTTCTGTTCTCTTAGTAGCATAGTTACTAATATTACaaatttccttttcttctgtgttcttttaatttgtttccaCATTTGTATACAGTAGAACCCTCTATGTATGTAGCATCATACCACTAAATAGATCAAGTCATCGACTCACGTATTGACTGTTAGGAAATGAAACGATGAGATAAAGAACGCGCTGTCGCACTGTTCAAGCGTTGATCTGCCTGTGCACTACACTATTgacgttgtttttgtttgttcgttagGTAGCCAACATCATACGAACCTAGACTCTGTTATTTATTATTGCGCATTATCGCGAGCACACTGTAATGCACCTGATGTATTTATCGCACACACGTGTGTCGTGCCGTCGTAACGGAAGTACTAATCTCTTTTTTCCCTTACCATTTtgctgtttcgtttcgttctttCTTCTATTCTATCTTTGTTCTGGATTGTCTTGCTCGTTCTTCATTCTCCTGTCGCCGGCCGCCCGgccgcccgcccgcccgctCTGTGCCGTACACCAACGTGGGTGGGTGCCTGCGTGCCTTGCGTGCGTGGGTGGTGGGTGCCACAGCTGCACCGGGATGAACGAATATTTATGTTTGAGCGAATCGAAGCCGATATACACGGTTACTAAGTATTTCCATTCAATATCGGTTGTTTTCCTTCGGTTCcggtttttatgtttgtttttaatttgtttctaaTTTTCGTTTTCCGTGTATGTGTACTAAATAGAGTGCCTTCATCACACTTTCTTTCCTCTGTGAGAAgctgtttttccttccatctGTGGAACGGTACAGGTTGCATTTGCCCGCAATTTTATCCTCCGGCAAGGCTCTACCTACCTACATACATTCGTTTGTTTGATGTACTTTAACCAttcattattatgttttttttttgcaaatatctgtatccttccgcgattcctttgCGCACAATCATACATTACCGTGTTCTTTAACAATTCCGCTTTAACAAAGTTGTTTGAAAAGGtccattatttgttttattgtttactcatgttttgcgttttttttttgtcatcacATATTTGCTGTGATATGGTTTgaaagtattatttttttacaccgCGCTCCACACTTGTTTGTGGGGTACTACGACGGATTGTGTGGATCTCTAACTCAAATCTCCCGAGAACACCGTTCATTGGACCCTGGGGGACCGCCTCCATCAATAATTGTGCCTTTTAGAATGTTAAGCGTGTGTTCGCCAAGCGGGGCGATCTGAAGGTTTGTACCTTTAATTGCAAGCAACCTCTCTACCCGTACCTAGTGCAAATAGAGCAATTTCTCTAGAATACAATGCTGTGCTTTGTTGAGTTTCTTAGTAACCGCCGATTGCCACCGATAAAAAAGGGAGCTTTCGACGCCACCCGCCAGTGAGGAGCGTCCAAGATTGCCATTTGGCCATCCAACCGGTAGCAGCAAAACAGAAGTGCACTTGCACAGTGATTCGGGGTGGTACAAAcgcaaaacattttataaaTTCGCCACTACTTATACCAGGAGGGTCAGCCAGTGCTAACGCGCAACTATTGCACACAAGCAAATGTAACGAAATGTAACACATTttctatatatatacacatatgTACACGGTGCTGAAGTACGAACCATATCAACATCCATTACTTTGAGGATATTAATGGTGTCTGAATGAATCATACCAATGCATTTGCCTGGACGGTACAGCATAGATTGcattaattattgtttatttgtttaagtTGCTCCGATTATAACATGCTTTTCACGTTGTATTTAGGCATTGCTTCAGATCACTTTTGTGAGGTTGTAATTATGTTACATTTGCATCACTATTAAAAACCTTTCGCTTGAGTGTAGTGTTCGAATGGCTTGATATTAATAGTTTGATTTTTGGTGGTTTGGTTTATTCCTAGTTTCATTTCCGCTATCCCGTCCCGTTGACCGCCTATCATTCTCTAGAACCGCTTTACTTAGTTTGAGTTGTGTACAGTGAACGTTGTGGCGTGCCCTTTTATTCCTTACACTCTACTGAACCTCTCATTTTGACAATCCGATTATGTTTACTTTACTAATTGTATCCTTCTCTCTGTCCTTCTCTCATCTGCTTGTCCTTCCCTTGTCCcacacgaacaaaaaaaaacctcttccTGAATGATTTTCGCAAAACAGGCGTGATGCACCGCCGAAGGCGCTCCAACAACGATGCCTCCAACGTTCCACACCACCCCAGTGCTAATGAGATCGATGAGGAGCAGAATATGGAACAGGATGCAGCGTACTATGACGACCGACAATCTCCCAactatcaccaccaccacagctaccacgacgacgacgacgacgacgacgatacTGAGCACGCCAACCTTCAGCGAGCGGAGCCGCCAACGAATCATCCAGTGGTTCGGGCGGAACAAGAGATCCGCAGCGCAGGAGGACGACCCCACTggccagcaggagcagcatcTAGCAGAGCCGGTTACTCCGGAGCACGAGCAGTATCATCCGGCCGAGCCCAGGCCGGACcatcccagcagcagcaacagcaacagcagcgaacCACCCTTGAGGTCCACGCCCAGCACGACCTTCCTCCGGGTGAGGATACGGAGGAGCTTACCGAGCCTCTTCTGCAGCAAGCTTCCCCAGGCAGGCAGTGCGCCCCGCACGGATCTCTAAAGGAAGCCCCGAAACACCAACCAGCAACAGTAACAGCAGTAGTAACCGCATCGAGCAGTACGACGCCGCAAGAACAGACCGCGTCAAAGGCCCCGACAGCGccacccaccaccacaaaGCTATCCCCGTCCTCATCTATCTCGTCCTCCTCGCTGTCGTCAAAAACGTCCAAAGCCTCCAAAACGTCCAACCGGCACCGGTTGCGCAAGAGCCGCTCGAAGGACGCACAGACGGAAATCGAGCACCCGAAGGCGCCGCTAGTGGTGGCGGAAGACTCGGAAGATTTGGACGGCgaagaggacgaggaggaggaggaggagcaggagagGAAGAAAGGGGAAGCGATGGCCGAATCGCCGAACAATAGTAATAGCGCTGCGACGTACCGCGGGGAAGATCAGCGAACACTAAAGTCGTCCGGTTCGTCCTCCCGTTCAACGATCGTGCCCCGGGGACGGTAAGAGAAGGCGCTAATGCTGGAGTGCGCGATGACAAATCATTGCCGAGTTCTGgtcaggcagcagcagcatgtgtCCAGGGTGATATGGAGGTGATATTTATATTTCATCACCACTGGCAGGAACGGTGAAATCACATAGACATTAAGCTATTGCAACTGATTGGTGGCGTTCGTTAAGCTGCATACTACAGTGTGACCGTGACAAACAAGTAAAACAGCTAGTATATCCTTGCTGATCGTACTCCACTCTGTGAGATGTGGGTACTGTCCTGGGCTGTCTGAATCACGCAAGGTTAGGAGAGgagaatgcacacacacacattgcagACCAAAATAGGCGTGTAGGAGTGCGGGGTTTGTTCTCAAAACGTAGTAACAGATCGTTCTAAATCTACCGacaaatcaatttcgtttcCCTCTCCAGGTAAGGGAACTTGAATCGTGTGTTCCTGCTTGCCCGTTTTGTGACGTTTTCGTGCGAACAGTTACGAAGCTGTGGACCGAGATTTTCTATATTTATGCAAACACAGTCACACAACGAAACAGTTCGAAACTGGTCGCGCGCAGCTCGAAGCAATGGCAACATATGTATATCATAAATCACCCCACAATGAAGGGAAGAAGCGAAGAAAGCGTTAGAAGAGAGCAATGATCATTAAGGATCGAATAGTGGGGGCATGTACGTAAGTTTGTATACACATTTGATGTCCAGATGTATATTCctattgaaattataatattTCCCACTGTCGTAGGATACAGTCACGTAACCgttaatcgaaaaaaaaaaaaaccgttggTTCGGTCTTGGAATAATGCAGATCACACCTtcaataagaataataatcgGCTACATAGAGCGGGAATGGCTTACGGAACTGGGTGGGAACTGTTTAGGACACTATGGTGGACGTGGTGCGAAATTTTAATGTTGTTCGTACTGCCGCAAAGGTATATCGTGCGATGGAGGGGAGATATGGAGCAGGAATAGCTAAATGGTAGAAAATGGACGGAAAGCGTTCGTTGGATGCATatttgttggttgttgttggagCTGGAAAGGACTGCTGGCTGCACCTTATCAAGCCCTGTAGACCCTGTTGGTTGTTGGAGGATGTCTGCGCTTGCAGCATGAGTGAGCGATGGCGCTAGTTGCGTGGTGGGAATTGGTGGTTGATAGTGTGTTCAGCTTgttaaagagagagagatacagagagagagagagatagaggtaGGACGCTTATTATTGTGGCAGTTGTATAGAAAAGGGACAATGATAGATAGCCTATGTTTTAGAATGCTTGTGTGATGTCTTAAAGGGGTtggaaaggaaacgaaaaagaaaacagtatGCTAAACTGTGGATCGATACACAAGCACACTCCACACTGCTCGTAATAAGTTGGTGCTGTGAGAAAATAGTGAATTTCATGTCTACAAGTGTGGATCGTATGCAAGAGCAGGAACTATCGAGGGATTCTTAACCTTCAAGGAGGGGAATATACAAAACGGAAGACAATGATAAGGTGACAAGGTGACACATCGCAATGTATCATACGAGCAGGAAGGGGAAAAGATGTGTAGTTACAGGGTACGGTTATttacttttcatacaaatgcAGAAAAAGAGGAACTAGACAGAAGAGACCGTGAGAGTTACAGTTTACAAAGGAACCAAGAATTCGGCAGACTTAAAgggaatgaattatttttcaatttttcatgtgtttctagtattctagattgttttttcttcttattcttcacAAATCGGTAGCACTTAGCGCTTAACTACTACTGTTGATAATAACCAATGGGTGGAAAAGAAGATTACCATGAAACGACTGTGACTGTGATTCATTTGTCCATTACAATCATAGCTAATTTGTGGCCACCAGTTTGGTCGTACAGTTTCCAATCTTCTAGAATTGTGTTACAATGCAACCACCACACACCCCTAGCTAGCACTTTTGGGAAAGGGCGGAGCAAAGAATCGGTCCCAGTTGGTCAAGATAATAGGAGGTTACAACTTTTCCAGCCGCGTCCGTTgacgtgctgtgtgtgttcctACAAACTGCTGCGAAATCGAACGAAAACCAACGCTGTCCTAGCTTTTTACACACCGCGCTTCGCCCTACTTCATGTGTAGACAACTGTTTCCGGTGCCTTGCATACGACGAACTACTATAAATAAATTTGTGAAAGGTGTGTAGCAGGTGACGGTCCGCGAGTGAGCAGGATTTGTACCATGGGGAGCATTCTAGAAAATGGTCAgtgcttttcttttcaaaaccaCAACCCTCTAATTCATCCTCACTCGTGCCCGGTTACAAAGCTCCGCTAGGGATGACTACTATTGTTGGCATACTGTTCTGTTCTGCATCCCATCCTCTCCCCCTCCCTTAAAAGCTTCTTGTGATTCCATATTttaccgaaaacaaaaaagtattcTCTAGGCAGAAGTGAGCCAAACGGGTCCGCCTGTCCTGTCCGTTGGCTTAATGCTTCTCCCTGCTAATTGATGTTTAAGATTACGGTCCATCCTTACTATTGTTAAACTATAACTAGGTTACACGTGTATACCACTCACAAACTCACGCTGTGCTTATCGCAATGCACGCGCCCCAGCACACGACCGCGTAGATAATTTTTGGTTGAGGCAAACGAGCGAGGTGTGAGCGAGCACGGAGGAGCGGCGATACTTTGCGGGTCTCTTCCTCTCCTCCGGCTCTCCTCGGTTAGGTTTAAATTATTTCGCTCATTCCGTTCATGAATTATTGCAGCAAATGCAGGTGTTAGCGACGCTTAATCAAGCTCCAAActaggaaaaaaaacgagtcCAGTTTGTCTCTGATTATATTCACTATTAGTTTGTAAGTATAGTTACTGCCAGCTAGGAATTCAGGGCAGTTTTGCAAGCAGCCGAGCAGCTATGACCTTAATCCCGTCACGAGCTCTGTCACGTTTCGATTCCGTCGTTCTTTGTTTTATCGAAGCATGTATGTTTTTCCCCCTTGCAAGTTGTTACTTTCGCTTGTGTCAGCGGGCTCTGTTGTTAGCTAGATTACGGCAGTAACGAAAGGATGCTTTATGGTAGAGATGGGTAAAGATAATGCGGAGGCCCTtcaaaaggaagcaaacagaGAGGAACATATTGTATAGGGATGGCCGAGATGTAATTCTGTAAAGGAAGAAAATGTAATATAGTAAGAAAGAACGGAACAGGGAACGGTAGAAAAAAGGGACGAAAGCGCGGAATAGTAattaaatttccaaaaaaaaacaagaattgTTGTACACCACACTGCTGACCCCAGACGGCCAAAATGAATCAGTTTGTATGGTTAGTGAGTTTCTTTTGGCCGCTCCCAACATTATGCAAGGTGCAGGTGGCAAGGGTAAACCAAAGCTTTCTTTAAGTTGGCGCTCTCGTTCGTTGTGTTGTGTTACGCAAGATAAGTAAATGGAAGCTTAGAATGAAGGTGTTAAGCCTGTGTCTAATTTTTAGTATAAATTCCTGAATCTGGTGTTGCATTGCTGTAATGAACTTTTGGGTTGTATATTTCTTTGCATAATAGAATAAAGGGCAGCATACATAAAcattctaaaacaaaacaacacgtaaacatacacaaaacacacagagagGAGGGAGTataatgtgtgtgtaaatggtATGTGAAATAGGGCGGAAAATTGTGAGGAATGTAATTAaggagtaaataaataaaggttTAAAATGTGACTGATGCGATTAAGACGTTTTCACCGGAGCTTTGCATAATCCGAACTGGTTCCAGTTTTAGTCGGTTAGAAGTACAATTGCGTAGCAGGAATATGTAGTAGTAGATGAGCAACAACTGGTAACTATGACGCTAGAGACCGCGTAACAGAGGAAGCCTACGGATTACAGTTGTGCTAATGAATCTGTTCAGAAGATCCATACAGCTcttcgacaaaaaaaaaaaaatagttcaaaTAACTAATAACATCTGGAACCATCTTCGAGAATGGGTTCGAATTTTAGGGAATTTTTCGATCTTCTCTTTCTCCTGGTTCATATATCCTCGTGGCTCTTTGTCGAGGTTCATGTATCCTGATGCTCTGTTTGGGATTgtaatagttttgtttttttatttgcgtttttttcctgtttcagATCGTTCTAATTCAAACCGATACGCAATAGGAACTTCATAACGGCGACGCATGGTTCTAAACAGCCACCGGTCCGGTGAGGATGCAGCTGTTCAGATTCGAGACAGTGGCGGCAACTGAAATGACCGTTGCGTACTTTGCTGCAACGACGCACGAACTCAGTCGCTGCAAGCTGAACTTGGTTTCCTCCTGGATGAAGCTCAGTATGTAGGCTTGCTTTTGGCCTATGGTGGTTGCCAGCGTTTCATAGTATGGGCCAATCTGCAAAGCATGGAAAACATTAGCCATCTTCAATTCTGGAGAAAGCATACGGTGGCAAAGAAGAGCCTCTTACCATCGTTAGGCACGGTGCACCATCCGTCAGCGGTGCGCAAATAGTGATCGCTGCCCCGAGATCCTCCACGTCGTAGATGATCATGGTGACGACGAGCGACATCAGATCCTGCAGCTGGTACAGCCGGAACACCTCAAAGTCGTAGCATTCGGAAACAGTATAGTACGACAGCGCAAACTGGTTGAAGATTTGGGGCGAGAATTTGCTGTAGCAAAACTTGGAGTACGGCGAACTGGCCACAAGCGCTTCGACCACGCTGCGCAGACCGACGCAGGTTTCGCCGACCATGAACTGCTCCACGGACGATGAGTTGGCGACCGACGCGTTGACGCCGGTTTGGTACGCAGTGAACCTTGCATCGATGTCGGCCGTTAGCGCACTGGTACCGTTCGCGTCCAGCACTGCCGCCAGACTGTCGAGTGCTGGCTGCAGATCGTCCCCGTACGTGGTGATTGCCTGCAGCGCGGTCTGCACCGTAGCCAGCGCGGCCACCTGCTCGTTGTACACCGGCACCACGCGATTCTCCACCGCGTCCATCACGTTCGTGCTGATCGTGTCGACGTCGCTCAGCAGCACGTCCTTCGAGCTCTTTGCGTCGTTCACCATCGTCTGGCCCTCGGTGCGCATCTGTCCGACGAACGTATCGGCCGTGCTAAGGCGCCGCTGCGTTTCCTCCACGATGTACGTGACGAGCGGTATGTCGGCGTTCAGGCGCGACAGTGCGTCCTGCAGATCGATCGACAGCTTTAGCGGCACGTACCGGGCCAGATTGTCGGAGGAGATGCCGTTCGGCGGGTTGCCGGCTGCGTCCCGTGCCGACGTAACGCCCGTCTTCATCCGATCGAGCGCACCGGTGAACAGGGTCAACCGATCGAGAATGGAGCGGAACGCGTCGTTGAACTGCTTCGTGATGAACGGGCCCTGCTTCGACAGGGCGGCGAACTGATCGGTAAACCCGGTCTGCAGCAGTGTGCGCATTGCGGTGATGGCCTGGTATACGGGAGCGAACGTACCGTTCACGTTGTTCGATCGGTCCGCGGCTAGCGTGTTGAGGGCGGTGGTAAATGTCATACCGGCTGCCGTTACATTGCTGCCAATGTACAGAACGGCCGCCTTCATATCGTTCAGCAGGTTGTAGCCGCTCGTGAGCGTTAGGTTCAGGTTATCGACCAGATCGAACGATGCGCTCACTTTGCCGGAGTTCTTCACCACGTTCCCCGTGCCTGAGATGGTGGCCT
Proteins encoded:
- the LOC3291656 gene encoding uncharacterized protein LOC3291656 — encoded protein: MLLKSALLPVLLLLGALQRIEAEPRPDFAIKATISGTGNVVKNSGKVSASFDLVDNLNLTLTSGYNLLNDMKAAVLYIGSNVTAAGMTFTTALNTLAADRSNNVNGTFAPVYQAITAMRTLLQTGFTDQFAALSKQGPFITKQFNDAFRSILDRLTLFTGALDRMKTGVTSARDAAGNPPNGISSDNLARYVPLKLSIDLQDALSRLNADIPLVTYIVEETQRRLSTADTFVGQMRTEGQTMVNDAKSSKDVLLSDVDTISTNVMDAVENRVVPVYNEQVAALATVQTALQAITTYGDDLQPALDSLAAVLDANGTSALTADIDARFTAYQTGVNASVANSSSVEQFMVGETCVGLRSVVEALVASSPYSKFCYSKFSPQIFNQFALSYYTVSECYDFEVFRLYQLQDLMSLVVTMIIYDVEDLGAAITICAPLTDGAPCLTMIGPYYETLATTIGQKQAYILSFIQEETKFSLQRLSSCVVAAKYATVISVAATVSNLNSCILTGPVAV